The Coffea arabica cultivar ET-39 chromosome 8e, Coffea Arabica ET-39 HiFi, whole genome shotgun sequence genome window below encodes:
- the LOC113703995 gene encoding BOI-related E3 ubiquitin-protein ligase 1: protein MAVQAQYPSNVLLFNRAVEEGKSPVANDYSLQPQPPGGGGRGVGGGGISFFDQSNMSFNHGAGINNSRKRGREVGATTTATGGGGGAGAGGVAAAMNRPLISMAPHPQLMDLTQLHSATQRNGVSIGLGLAFGEQPPPLSQQQHSISPQSSAQSSVLLSILSDDLASHIKQQRDEIEHFLLAQGEQLRRTLAEKRQRHYRSLLGAAEESVARRLREKEAEVEKAARRNAELEAKAAQLSLEAQAWQQRAKMQEHMAANLQAQLERAIITSGGGGGYNGAAQQVQERDEWGGGGGGNNSAAGTVGGEAEDAESAYIDPDRVVERAGPSCKACRKRVAAMVVLPCRHLSLCTECDAVARACPVCFAARSSSLEVFLS, encoded by the exons atggCCGTTCAAGCTCAATACCCATCGAATGTTCTTCTGTTCAACAG AGCTGTTGAAGAAGGCAAGAGCCCAGTTGCCAACGATTACTCGTTGCAACCTCAACCTCCTGGCGGAGGCGGACGAGGAGTTGGAGGAGGAGGAATATCTTTTTTTGATCAATCAAACATGTCATTCAATCATGGAG CTGGGATCAATAATTCGCGAAAAAGAGGAAGAGAGGTAGGTGCAACGACAACGGCaacaggaggaggaggaggagcaggGGCAGGAGGGGTGGCGGCCGCCATGAATCGACCATTGATTTCAATGGCGCCACATCCTCAACTGATGGACCTCACTCAGCTCCATTCCGCCACCCAGAGAAATGGCGTCTCCATTGGCCTTGGCTTAGCTTTTGGCGAGCAACCACCACCATTGTCTCAGCAACAACACTCGATTTCCCCTCAATCATCAGCTCAGTCATCAGTTCTATTATCCATCTTATCTGATGATTTAGCCTCCCATATTAAACAACAGCGCGACGAAATCGaacacttcctccttgcccag GGGGAGCAATTGAGACGAACTTTAGCGGAGAAAAGGCAAAGGCACTATCGTTCCCTGTTGGGGGCGGCGGAGGAGTCGGTAGCGAGGAGGCTGAGGGAGAAGGAAGCGGAAGTTGAGAAAGCGGCGAGAAGAAATGCCGAGCTGGAGGCGAAGGCAGCTCAGCTGAGTTTGGAGGCTCAGGCTTGGCAGCAAAGGGCCAAGATGCAAGAGCACATGGCGGCGAATCTGCAGGCACAGCTGGAACGGGCGATTATTACTAGCGGTGGTGGCGGTGGATATAATGGGGCGGCACAACAGGTGCAAGAGAGGGATGAATGGGGCGGCGGAGGGGGAGGGAATAATAGTGCGGCGGGGACTGTGGGTGGCGAAGCGGAGGATGCTGAGTCGGCGTACATTGACCCGGACCGAGTGGTGGAAAGGGCTGGGCCGTCGTGTAAAGCGTGTCGCAAGAGGGTGGCGGCGATGGTGGTGTTGCCGTGTCGGCACCTGTCGCTTTGTACAGAATGCGACGCCGTTGCACGAGCTTGCCCAGTTTGCTTCGCTGCGAGAAGTTCAAGTCTTGAGGTCTTCCTTTCCTAG